A portion of the Clostridium gelidum genome contains these proteins:
- a CDS encoding cation diffusion facilitator family transporter: protein MFFEHMVNIFIKNNSNVKDDRVRNSYGVFGGIVGILVNALLFIIKLSVGLLVSSIAIMADAFNNLSDAASSLITILGFKLSSKPADREHPFGHGRIEYLSALIVAFMVMLVGVQFIKSSFERIINPTPVTFELVPFILIFISIFLKVWLSRFNKFVGEKINSTALKASSVDALGDVFTSTCVAISFLAANFTTFPIDGYIGMVVALFIVYSGFSLVKDTISPLLGEAPDPELVNSIKEMVLSYENISGAHDLIIHNYGPGKCMASIHAEIPSNISVVAIHEIIDKAEREISAALRIYLVIHIDPICIIEGEVKDAYEEILSLISEYDYIESIHDFRVVGEGDVKNLIFDIVVDSLKQSPITDSELIDKFCESVRKSHSNYNCIITVDKNFI from the coding sequence ATGTTTTTTGAACATATGGTTAATATATTTATAAAAAATAATTCTAATGTTAAGGATGATAGAGTTAGAAATTCTTATGGTGTATTTGGTGGAATTGTTGGAATTTTAGTAAATGCACTTTTATTTATTATAAAACTTTCTGTGGGGCTTCTTGTTTCAAGTATAGCTATTATGGCAGATGCCTTTAATAACCTTTCTGATGCAGCATCTTCTTTAATAACTATTTTAGGCTTTAAACTTTCAAGTAAACCAGCAGATAGGGAACATCCCTTTGGTCATGGAAGAATTGAATATCTTTCAGCCTTAATCGTTGCTTTCATGGTAATGTTAGTTGGTGTACAATTTATTAAATCTTCTTTCGAAAGAATAATTAATCCAACTCCTGTTACTTTTGAATTAGTTCCATTTATATTAATTTTCATATCCATATTTCTTAAAGTATGGCTTTCAAGATTTAATAAATTTGTTGGTGAAAAAATTAATTCTACTGCTTTAAAAGCTTCTTCAGTAGATGCTTTAGGTGATGTATTTACTTCAACTTGTGTTGCTATTTCATTTTTAGCTGCAAACTTTACAACCTTCCCTATAGATGGATATATCGGAATGGTTGTTGCATTATTTATAGTTTATTCTGGCTTCAGTTTAGTTAAAGATACTATAAGTCCCCTGCTCGGTGAAGCTCCAGATCCTGAACTTGTTAATTCCATTAAAGAAATGGTTTTATCTTATGAGAATATATCAGGAGCTCATGACTTAATAATTCATAATTATGGTCCAGGTAAATGTATGGCTTCAATTCATGCTGAAATCCCAAGTAATATCAGCGTTGTTGCTATTCATGAAATAATTGATAAAGCTGAGAGAGAGATTTCTGCAGCTCTTAGAATCTACTTAGTAATACATATTGATCCTATTTGTATTATTGAAGGAGAAGTCAAAGATGCTTATGAGGAAATTTTATCTTTAATTTCAGAATATGACTATATTGAATCCATACATGATTTTAGGGTTGTTGGTGAAGGTGACGTTAAAAATTTAATTTTTGACATAGTTGTTGATTCATTAAAACAATCTCCTATAACAGACTCTGAATTGATTGATAAGTTTTGTGAAAGTGTGCGAAAATCTCATTCAAATTACAACTGCATAATTACTGTAGATAAAAACTTTATATAG
- a CDS encoding DUF2628 domain-containing protein, whose product MKCPHCQEELGLNDICINPACSYFGTKIEFSEKSHLNSTENNLDNKNSYNTEPNSYTSNTNLNNNNKFNNNPKFNNSNNNPNQNYDNINNPNNFQSLNKDNYTSDNISKEEFVAFIGSNNANYYLDYIDKMKKNTNFISWNWPCFFLGTYWLLYRKLYAAAAIFFVVTIGTSLLIPGVLSLLLRILLAMFANAIYLNHSVRQIKTVKTIIANLSATQYINRLHKKGGVNLAAPFILIAIYILIFIIIFAVYLSRTGIVPHNFSSPSYSY is encoded by the coding sequence ATGAAATGCCCACATTGTCAAGAAGAATTAGGCCTTAATGATATATGCATAAATCCTGCATGTTCTTATTTTGGTACTAAAATTGAGTTTTCTGAAAAATCTCATTTAAATAGTACTGAAAATAATTTAGATAATAAAAATAGTTACAATACTGAACCTAATTCCTATACTTCCAATACTAATTTAAATAATAATAATAAGTTTAATAATAATCCTAAATTCAATAATAGTAATAATAATCCTAATCAAAATTATGATAATATAAACAATCCTAATAATTTTCAAAGTTTAAACAAAGATAATTATACATCTGATAATATATCCAAAGAAGAATTTGTTGCTTTCATTGGCAGTAATAATGCTAATTATTATCTTGATTATATTGACAAAATGAAGAAAAACACTAATTTTATATCTTGGAACTGGCCTTGCTTTTTTCTGGGTACTTATTGGTTGTTATACAGAAAACTTTATGCTGCCGCAGCTATTTTCTTTGTTGTCACTATTGGTACATCTCTATTAATACCTGGAGTTTTATCATTGTTACTACGCATTTTATTAGCTATGTTTGCAAATGCCATTTATCTCAATCATTCTGTTCGTCAAATCAAGACTGTTAAAACAATTATTGCAAATTTAAGTGCAACTCAATATATTAATAGATTACACAAAAAAGGTGGTGTTAATTTAGCTGCACCATTCATTCTAATAGCTATATATATATTAATATTTATAATTATTTTTGCAGTTTATTTATCTAGAACTGGTATTGTTCCTCATAATTTCTCATCACCATCTTATAGTTATTAG
- a CDS encoding amino acid ABC transporter ATP-binding protein: MIYVKDLHKSFGKNQVLKGIDEHISKGEVVVVIGPSGSGKSTFLRCLNLLEIPTSGQITFEDKDITSKSTNIDTMREKMGMVFQQFNLFPHKTVCENICLAPIKVKKISKEDAKKRAITLLEKVGLVEKIDAYPASLSGGQKQRIAIARALAMQPDVMLFDEPTSALDPEMVGEVLTVMKALAKEGMTMVVVTHEMGFAREVGDRILFMDGGKIVESGTPEEVFKNPKNPRTIDFLSKVL; encoded by the coding sequence GTGATATACGTTAAGGATTTACATAAGAGCTTCGGAAAAAACCAGGTTTTAAAAGGTATAGATGAGCATATTAGTAAAGGTGAAGTTGTTGTTGTAATTGGACCATCTGGTTCAGGAAAAAGTACATTTTTAAGATGCCTTAACTTATTAGAAATTCCTACCTCCGGTCAAATTACTTTTGAAGATAAGGATATAACATCAAAATCAACTAATATAGATACAATGAGAGAAAAAATGGGTATGGTTTTTCAACAATTTAATTTATTCCCTCATAAGACTGTATGTGAAAATATATGCTTAGCACCTATAAAAGTGAAGAAAATTTCAAAAGAAGATGCTAAGAAAAGGGCAATTACCTTATTGGAAAAGGTAGGACTAGTTGAGAAAATAGATGCATATCCGGCTTCATTATCAGGTGGACAAAAGCAAAGAATTGCAATAGCTAGAGCTTTAGCTATGCAACCAGATGTTATGCTATTTGATGAGCCAACATCAGCTTTAGATCCTGAAATGGTTGGAGAAGTTTTAACTGTTATGAAAGCTCTTGCAAAAGAAGGAATGACAATGGTAGTTGTTACACATGAAATGGGCTTTGCAAGAGAAGTTGGAGATAGAATATTATTTATGGATGGCGGGAAAATAGTAGAATCAGGAACTCCAGAAGAAGTATTCAAAAATCCTAAAAATCCACGTACAATAGATTTTTTATCTAAAGTACTTTGA
- a CDS encoding amino acid ABC transporter permease, whose protein sequence is MNFSFIDKYSGYFLKGTEITIILAFFAVLFGTILGLVLTLLRRSNFKPISSINFKPISFIATAYVEFVRGTPLLVQIYIIYIGFPKLNGLPKVMGIPMEDVLVGVIALALNSAAYVSEIMRAGIDAVDKGQMEAARSLGMNQKLAMFYIVIPQAFKNILPALGNEFISVIKESSQVSVIGVAELMYNAGVVRGNTALGLEPIIVAAVIYFIITFTMTRILGYVERRMKASDIR, encoded by the coding sequence TTGAATTTTTCATTTATAGACAAATACTCTGGATATTTTTTAAAGGGAACAGAGATAACTATTATATTAGCATTTTTTGCAGTGCTATTTGGAACAATTTTGGGACTTGTATTAACACTTTTAAGACGCTCGAATTTTAAACCTATAAGTTCTATAAATTTCAAACCTATAAGTTTTATAGCAACAGCTTATGTAGAATTTGTAAGAGGTACACCACTTCTAGTTCAAATCTATATAATTTATATTGGATTTCCCAAATTAAATGGATTGCCTAAAGTTATGGGAATACCTATGGAAGACGTACTTGTAGGTGTAATTGCTTTAGCATTGAATTCAGCAGCATATGTATCAGAAATAATGAGAGCAGGAATTGATGCTGTAGATAAGGGACAAATGGAAGCAGCAAGAAGTTTAGGGATGAATCAGAAATTAGCAATGTTTTATATTGTGATACCTCAAGCCTTTAAAAATATTTTACCGGCTCTTGGAAATGAATTTATTTCAGTAATTAAAGAATCTTCACAAGTTTCTGTTATTGGAGTTGCAGAGCTTATGTACAATGCAGGAGTTGTAAGAGGTAATACAGCTTTGGGATTAGAACCAATTATAGTAGCAGCGGTAATTTACTTTATAATAACTTTCACAATGACAAGAATATTAGGATATGTAGAGAGGAGGATGAAGGCAAGTGATATACGTTAA
- a CDS encoding M20 metallopeptidase family protein — protein MNIRSEVLDINNELIKWRRELHKMPEIGMILPKTYEYVRARLDEMGLEYTTYDKHSGICAVLGKKEGKTIAIRADMDALEIKEETNLDFKSENGNMHACGHDAHTAILLGVAKILKRNEEKLNGKVKLIFQPSEECAPGGALAMIEDGVLENPKVDAMIALHVDNDSENCKNGDIIVKYGSVSAFEDPINIKIIGKGGHASTPDLCIDPISIATLVINNIQYILTREIKQTVPTVISFSGIQGGRNSNNIIPDVVEIKGTVRNTDIETRKFVLKRIEEIVSGLIKIMRANFELNFDGGCSGVVNDTDMVDMFIKSAKKIVQEDEIHIAKECMMGAEDVGFFFERVKGCYFKLYNPATFEDGIVYPLHNSKYMMDDSVLYRGVTLFLQTAIDYLND, from the coding sequence ATGAATATAAGAAGCGAAGTTTTAGATATCAATAATGAATTAATAAAATGGAGAAGAGAGCTTCATAAGATGCCAGAAATAGGAATGATTTTACCTAAGACATATGAATATGTAAGAGCTAGATTGGATGAAATGGGTCTTGAATATACTACATATGATAAGCATTCTGGAATATGTGCTGTTTTAGGAAAGAAAGAAGGAAAAACAATTGCTATAAGGGCAGATATGGATGCTTTAGAAATTAAAGAAGAAACAAATTTAGATTTTAAATCTGAAAATGGTAATATGCATGCTTGTGGTCATGATGCACATACAGCAATATTACTTGGTGTAGCTAAAATTCTTAAAAGAAACGAAGAAAAATTAAATGGAAAAGTTAAATTAATATTCCAACCTTCAGAAGAATGTGCCCCTGGTGGTGCATTAGCAATGATTGAAGATGGAGTGTTAGAAAATCCTAAGGTAGATGCAATGATAGCATTACATGTTGATAATGACTCGGAAAATTGTAAAAATGGAGATATAATAGTTAAGTATGGAAGTGTATCTGCATTTGAAGATCCAATTAATATAAAAATAATTGGAAAGGGTGGCCATGCATCTACCCCAGATTTATGTATAGATCCAATTTCCATTGCAACTCTAGTTATTAATAATATTCAGTATATTTTAACTAGGGAAATAAAACAAACAGTACCTACAGTAATAAGTTTTAGTGGTATCCAAGGTGGAAGAAATTCTAATAATATTATTCCTGATGTGGTAGAGATAAAAGGAACTGTAAGAAATACAGATATTGAAACAAGAAAATTTGTATTAAAAAGAATAGAAGAAATTGTATCAGGCTTAATTAAAATAATGAGAGCAAATTTTGAATTAAATTTCGATGGTGGTTGTTCTGGCGTTGTTAATGATACTGATATGGTAGATATGTTTATAAAATCAGCAAAAAAAATAGTACAAGAAGATGAAATTCATATTGCAAAAGAGTGCATGATGGGAGCAGAGGATGTAGGATTTTTCTTTGAAAGGGTTAAAGGCTGTTATTTTAAGCTATATAATCCTGCTACTTTTGAAGATGGAATAGTATATCCATTACATAATTCAAAATATATGATGGATGATTCAGTATTATATAGAGGAGTTACTTTGTTTTTACAGACAGCTATAGATTATTTAAATGATTAG
- a CDS encoding transporter substrate-binding domain-containing protein, with protein sequence MKNGIIKKLVAVAAVATIAISMVGCGSGNTEKKEDTTAKTTATAIEAIKSKGKLVVGTSADYAPYEFHTQVDGKDKIVGFDIEIAKQFAKDLGVELEVKDMAFDGLLVALQADKVDMIFAGMTPTDERKQNADFSDIYFIATHRFMLRSGEEAGIAKIEDLKGKKIGVQKGSIQEGIAKGNFEADKIKSLDKVPDLVLDLKNNKIDAVLVESTVADLTVQKNTGIAASSLEVKDPDGGCAIAMKKGSNELTTEINKTLKKLKDENKVQQFFVEANKLALAE encoded by the coding sequence ATGAAAAATGGAATAATAAAAAAATTAGTTGCAGTAGCAGCAGTAGCAACTATTGCTATAAGCATGGTTGGATGTGGAAGTGGAAATACTGAAAAAAAGGAAGATACTACAGCTAAGACTACAGCTACAGCAATAGAAGCAATAAAATCAAAAGGAAAGCTTGTTGTTGGAACAAGTGCAGATTATGCACCATATGAATTCCACACACAAGTAGATGGAAAAGATAAAATAGTTGGATTTGACATTGAAATTGCAAAACAATTTGCAAAAGACTTAGGGGTAGAACTTGAAGTAAAGGATATGGCTTTTGATGGTTTGCTTGTAGCGCTTCAAGCAGATAAAGTTGATATGATATTTGCAGGTATGACTCCAACTGATGAAAGAAAACAAAATGCAGATTTCTCAGATATATACTTCATTGCAACACATAGATTTATGCTTAGATCTGGAGAAGAAGCAGGAATTGCTAAAATTGAAGATTTAAAAGGAAAGAAAATTGGAGTTCAAAAGGGATCAATTCAAGAAGGTATTGCAAAGGGTAATTTTGAGGCAGATAAAATTAAGTCTTTAGATAAAGTTCCTGATTTAGTATTAGATCTAAAGAACAATAAAATAGATGCAGTTTTAGTTGAATCAACAGTTGCAGATTTAACTGTTCAAAAGAATACAGGTATTGCAGCAAGTAGCTTAGAAGTTAAAGATCCAGATGGTGGATGTGCAATAGCAATGAAAAAAGGTTCAAATGAGTTAACAACAGAAATTAATAAGACATTAAAGAAATTAAAAGATGAAAACAAAGTGCAACAATTCTTCGTAGAGGCAAATAAATTAGCACTAGCAGAATAA
- the helD gene encoding RNA polymerase recycling motor HelD, with protein MDKQVDFLREENKLNEILDILNKEILNYVEKRKGVTKYILDSRKKYIEEYKDDDDQVIDYFDHENYVQEESYRTIDKRLMEYTKLKEAPYFGKVTFKENEDVPEDMYVGRYGLTLEDSYEPLIVDWRAPIAALFYKGALGKASYNPPMGEIDADILSRKQLIVKKGELKGVFDSALDVKDEILQMVLTENSSDKLKDIVMTIQREQDEIIREDRNKVVVVNGVAGSGKTTIALHRISYLLYNFRKQFGDKVLIFGPNDIFMDYIAQVLPTLGEGNIKQSTFENFAKKELGLENIKVKTFGSYIEDAMNGNETALEEYKYKSSKEFLELLNSSIQALDKEYFEIQAIKFKNTEIVSTKEIEELFTVHYKDMPLFRRSEKIKRILIVKIKDKRDEEVYKLNAEIKEKTDNLSKDELEMEKSNIEYMKRIKIREIIREVIICRNELDAWIKIEPMIDIYKKMVNSKGIKEDTLDNVDNIILRTILNDNNEVLKEEANNLGYMDLAGMLYFMVKLQGIKVKDEIKHIVIDEAQDYSFIQFEIIKEITGCKSYTIVGDSNQRLITTSKEPAMLHLDEVFKDSNIEIKKYELNKSYRSTQEIMEYANQFLNEEKIIPLVRSGEPVIQEETSSEEDFVNTLISIIEDYEEDGYENIAVIFKGKKELNKFAHLIKERINIQNLDNEDILYKGGKVLIPAYLAKGLEFDGVIVVENGEIQPLVKYIMCTRALHRLSIIKDLI; from the coding sequence TTGGATAAACAAGTAGATTTCTTAAGAGAAGAAAATAAATTAAATGAAATTTTAGATATATTAAATAAGGAAATTTTGAATTATGTAGAGAAAAGAAAAGGTGTTACAAAATACATTCTTGACTCTAGAAAGAAATATATTGAAGAATATAAAGATGATGACGATCAAGTTATAGATTACTTTGATCATGAAAACTATGTTCAAGAAGAATCATATAGGACAATAGATAAAAGGCTTATGGAATATACAAAACTTAAGGAAGCACCTTACTTTGGAAAGGTTACTTTTAAGGAAAATGAGGATGTTCCAGAAGATATGTATGTAGGCAGATACGGATTAACTTTAGAGGACAGTTATGAACCTTTGATTGTTGATTGGAGAGCTCCAATTGCAGCCCTTTTTTATAAAGGAGCACTTGGAAAAGCAAGTTATAACCCGCCAATGGGGGAAATAGATGCGGATATATTATCAAGAAAACAGCTAATAGTTAAAAAAGGTGAATTGAAAGGTGTATTTGATTCAGCATTAGATGTTAAGGATGAAATACTTCAAATGGTTTTAACTGAAAATTCATCTGATAAGTTAAAAGATATAGTGATGACTATTCAAAGGGAACAAGATGAAATTATTAGAGAAGATAGAAATAAAGTAGTTGTTGTAAATGGTGTTGCAGGTTCAGGTAAGACAACTATTGCACTTCATAGAATTTCTTATTTGCTTTATAACTTTAGAAAACAATTTGGAGATAAGGTATTAATTTTTGGACCTAATGATATTTTCATGGATTATATAGCTCAAGTACTGCCCACTCTTGGTGAGGGTAATATAAAACAAAGTACTTTTGAGAATTTTGCAAAGAAGGAACTTGGCTTAGAAAATATAAAAGTAAAGACTTTTGGAAGTTATATTGAAGATGCTATGAATGGAAATGAAACTGCATTAGAAGAATATAAGTATAAAAGTTCTAAGGAATTTTTGGAGTTATTAAATTCAAGCATACAAGCATTAGATAAAGAATATTTTGAAATACAAGCAATTAAATTTAAAAACACAGAAATTGTTTCAACTAAAGAAATAGAAGAATTATTCACTGTTCATTATAAAGATATGCCTTTGTTTAGAAGAAGTGAAAAGATAAAAAGAATACTAATAGTTAAGATTAAGGATAAAAGAGATGAAGAAGTTTATAAATTAAATGCTGAGATTAAGGAAAAGACAGATAATTTATCAAAAGATGAATTAGAAATGGAAAAAAGTAATATAGAATACATGAAAAGAATTAAAATAAGAGAAATTATAAGAGAGGTTATAATTTGCCGTAATGAATTAGATGCTTGGATTAAAATTGAGCCAATGATAGATATTTATAAGAAAATGGTTAATTCAAAAGGAATTAAAGAAGATACGTTGGATAATGTAGATAACATCATTTTGAGGACAATTTTAAATGACAATAATGAAGTTTTAAAAGAAGAAGCAAATAATTTAGGATATATGGATTTAGCAGGAATGCTTTATTTTATGGTGAAATTACAAGGAATAAAGGTAAAGGACGAAATAAAACACATTGTAATTGATGAAGCACAAGATTATAGTTTTATACAATTTGAAATCATTAAGGAAATAACAGGATGCAAAAGTTATACAATAGTTGGAGATTCTAATCAAAGATTAATCACAACTAGTAAAGAACCTGCAATGCTTCATTTAGATGAAGTCTTTAAGGATTCTAATATTGAAATTAAGAAATATGAATTAAATAAGAGCTATAGATCAACTCAAGAAATAATGGAATATGCAAATCAATTCTTAAATGAAGAAAAAATAATTCCGTTAGTTAGAAGTGGAGAGCCTGTTATTCAGGAGGAAACTTCAAGTGAGGAGGACTTTGTAAATACTCTTATATCAATAATTGAGGATTATGAAGAAGATGGATATGAAAATATTGCAGTAATATTTAAAGGTAAGAAGGAATTAAACAAATTTGCCCATCTTATTAAAGAAAGAATTAATATACAAAATCTAGATAATGAAGATATTCTTTATAAGGGCGGAAAGGTACTTATACCAGCTTATTTAGCGAAAGGTCTAGAATTTGATGGTGTAATAGTAGTGGAAAATGGAGAGATTCAGCCTTTAGTTAAGTATATAATGTGTACTAGAGCATTGCATAGATTATCTATAATTAAAGATTTAATATAA
- the ftsH gene encoding ATP-dependent zinc metalloprotease FtsH, producing MQNNNKNGNNKNGNNKNGNNKKNNKNSMTMAITYFLIAFAFVMAFNYAKDSTTTQRITYNEFSKLLSDKEISKVVITSDDLVITPSENNGEYKGKTLYTGNMNDQSLILALKDANIDFYRENPKQTPIMNFALTWILPMILLFFMWKFLFSKMGGGGGGVMGIGKNNAKIYVESDIKVTFDDVAGQEEAKDSLKEVIDFLNAPTKYTEIGAKLPKGVLLVGPPGTGKTLIARAVAGEAKVPFFSLSGSSFVEMFVGVGASRVRELFKDAVAKAPCIIFIDEIDAIGKSRDNQMQSNDEREQTLNQLLSEMDGFDSSKGVVLLGATNRPEILDKALLRPGRFDRRVIVDRPEFKGREAILKVHAKNVHLGDDVDLHEIAKSTPGAVGADLANIVNEGALRAVRKRRKLVLQEDLREAVEVIIAGKEKKDRILSPKEREIVAYHEVGHALVAALLKNTEPVHKITIVPRTGGALGYTMQIEEENKYLNSKEDLINQITMLVGGRAAEEEVFDIVTTGASNDIERATAIARQMVSVYGMSEQFDMMALESIQNRYLDGRAVRNCSEETSTILDKEAMNIIREAHKKARKIISDNRELMEKISAVLLEKESIFGEEFLEIVYEKYPEMKETKEKEKLENDKQVKDLEERRAKKHSIDTIIDDDANKNEEKFEIGVIGGIRNNKTDEDAAENEIITSGETKPRLDGEAETTDDYKL from the coding sequence ATGCAGAATAATAATAAAAATGGAAATAATAAAAATGGAAATAATAAAAATGGAAATAATAAAAAGAATAATAAAAATTCTATGACCATGGCGATTACTTACTTTCTAATAGCTTTTGCATTTGTAATGGCATTTAATTATGCAAAAGATTCAACGACAACTCAAAGAATTACATACAATGAATTTTCAAAATTACTAAGTGATAAAGAAATTTCAAAAGTTGTTATAACAAGTGATGATTTAGTTATAACACCTAGTGAAAATAATGGAGAATATAAAGGAAAAACTTTATATACAGGGAATATGAATGATCAAAGTTTAATTCTAGCTTTAAAGGATGCAAACATTGACTTTTATCGTGAAAATCCTAAGCAAACTCCAATTATGAATTTTGCACTTACTTGGATATTACCTATGATACTTCTATTTTTCATGTGGAAGTTCTTGTTTTCTAAAATGGGCGGAGGCGGAGGCGGTGTCATGGGCATCGGCAAGAATAACGCTAAGATTTACGTAGAAAGCGATATAAAAGTAACTTTTGATGATGTAGCAGGGCAAGAAGAAGCTAAGGACTCATTAAAAGAAGTTATTGATTTCTTAAATGCGCCAACTAAGTATACTGAAATAGGAGCTAAATTACCTAAGGGAGTTTTACTAGTAGGACCTCCAGGAACAGGTAAAACACTTATTGCAAGGGCTGTAGCTGGAGAAGCTAAAGTACCATTTTTCTCACTTTCAGGTTCAAGCTTTGTTGAAATGTTTGTAGGAGTTGGAGCTTCAAGAGTTAGAGAATTATTTAAGGATGCAGTTGCAAAAGCACCATGTATTATTTTTATAGATGAAATTGATGCAATTGGTAAGAGTAGAGATAATCAAATGCAAAGTAATGATGAAAGAGAGCAAACTTTAAATCAATTACTTTCTGAAATGGATGGATTTGATTCATCTAAGGGTGTAGTTTTACTTGGAGCTACAAATAGACCTGAAATACTTGATAAAGCACTGTTAAGACCAGGTAGATTTGATAGAAGAGTTATTGTTGATAGACCAGAATTTAAAGGTAGAGAAGCTATACTTAAAGTTCATGCAAAAAATGTACATTTAGGTGATGATGTTGATTTACATGAAATAGCAAAAAGTACTCCAGGAGCTGTAGGAGCTGATCTTGCTAATATTGTAAATGAAGGTGCTTTAAGAGCAGTAAGAAAAAGAAGAAAATTAGTACTACAAGAAGATTTGAGAGAAGCTGTGGAAGTTATAATTGCAGGTAAAGAGAAAAAAGATAGAATTCTTTCTCCAAAAGAAAGAGAAATTGTTGCATATCATGAGGTTGGTCATGCACTTGTTGCAGCATTGCTTAAAAATACAGAACCAGTACATAAAATAACTATTGTTCCCAGAACTGGGGGTGCACTAGGTTATACTATGCAAATAGAAGAAGAAAATAAATATTTAAATTCTAAGGAAGATCTAATAAATCAAATAACAATGTTAGTTGGTGGTAGAGCTGCTGAAGAAGAAGTATTTGATATAGTTACAACCGGAGCATCAAATGATATAGAAAGAGCAACTGCAATTGCAAGACAAATGGTATCAGTTTATGGTATGAGTGAACAATTTGATATGATGGCATTAGAGTCTATTCAAAACAGATATTTAGATGGCAGGGCTGTAAGGAATTGTAGCGAAGAAACTTCAACTATTCTGGATAAAGAAGCAATGAATATAATTAGGGAAGCTCATAAAAAAGCAAGAAAAATCATAAGTGATAATAGAGAATTAATGGAAAAAATATCTGCTGTGCTTCTAGAAAAGGAAAGTATTTTTGGCGAAGAATTCTTAGAAATTGTCTATGAAAAGTATCCGGAAATGAAGGAAACAAAGGAAAAAGAAAAATTAGAAAATGATAAGCAAGTAAAAGATCTAGAAGAAAGAAGAGCTAAAAAGCATTCAATAGATACAATTATAGATGATGACGCCAATAAGAATGAAGAAAAGTTTGAAATTGGAGTTATTGGTGGAATTAGAAATAATAAGACGGATGAAGATGCAGCTGAAAATGAAATCATAACGAGTGGAGAAACTAAACCTCGGCTTGATGGTGAAGCTGAAACTACAGATGATTATAAATTGTAG
- a CDS encoding DUF3006 domain-containing protein — translation MEEKYIIDRVEGNYVIVEKENGDMYKICIENIESNFNEGDILIKKGEYFEIDKKFTLNRKKQINDSMKNMWEE, via the coding sequence ATGGAGGAAAAGTATATAATAGATAGAGTTGAAGGAAACTATGTTATTGTTGAAAAGGAAAATGGAGATATGTATAAGATATGTATTGAAAATATTGAGAGTAATTTCAATGAAGGAGATATTTTAATTAAGAAGGGTGAATACTTTGAAATAGACAAAAAGTTTACGTTAAATAGAAAAAAGCAGATAAATGACAGTATGAAAAATATGTGGGAAGAGTAA